From the genome of Erythrobacter litoralis, one region includes:
- a CDS encoding helix-turn-helix transcriptional regulator, producing the protein MENRLKQHREAHGWSQGELARRLGVSRQTINAVETDKYDPSLPLALRMAKLFAVAVPDLFIDHWEPADDE; encoded by the coding sequence GTGGAAAACCGCCTGAAACAGCACCGCGAGGCGCATGGCTGGAGCCAGGGTGAACTTGCCCGGCGGCTCGGCGTGTCGCGGCAGACCATCAACGCGGTCGAAACCGACAAGTACGACCCCTCGCTGCCACTGGCGCTGCGCATGGCAAAGCTGTTCGCGGTCGCCGTGCCCGACCTGTTCATCGACCACTGGGAGCCCGCTGATGATGAGTGA
- a CDS encoding S41 family peptidase, protein MIRSLFRSALAASSTAIALAVVVPTAPVTAQSAAQAPYEDSLSAAEARADIAALYDTMQAEHVDLFARRTRAEYDAKIGEIAARIDGPIARSAFHRMVQEALAFGRVGHAKSDAPFLDVMTHVQEGGTIIPLSVTYRGEAMLTDQWASEGDAMPPGSRVMRLDGLTLAEFERRARKLVSADTDRLPRAQIELGLPAYLFLVFGPRDTLEIEFIAPDGRQESRAIPARGFGEMYALQAARPVPNASRHASMRAFEDVGGGVFYIKPGPFFATEEERGEGGETYAIEPYRAFVREAFAALADSAAKDLVIDLRGNPGGDASFSDLVVGRVADRPFAQSSRYELRAGPNTKAAWAQREPKGDGLGARIADALARAEPGERIAIEVPEAPPIADNAFSGRVFVLVDRHSYSNAAVVAAMMQDLGLATIMGEETADLATTYGATETFTLPASGVKVIYPKAFMVRPSGSLAVRGVVPDFAIQPNPVGAAEDRMLDTALTQIRLTR, encoded by the coding sequence ATGATCCGCAGCCTGTTCCGATCAGCCCTTGCAGCAAGCTCGACCGCAATCGCGCTTGCCGTCGTCGTGCCCACCGCGCCCGTGACTGCGCAGAGCGCTGCGCAGGCGCCATACGAAGACAGCCTTTCCGCAGCCGAGGCGCGCGCCGATATCGCCGCTCTCTACGACACCATGCAGGCCGAGCACGTCGACCTCTTTGCCCGCCGGACCCGCGCGGAATACGACGCGAAGATCGGCGAAATCGCGGCGCGGATCGATGGGCCGATCGCGCGCTCAGCATTCCACCGCATGGTGCAGGAAGCGCTCGCCTTCGGCCGGGTCGGCCACGCGAAGAGCGATGCGCCGTTTCTCGATGTCATGACGCATGTTCAGGAGGGCGGCACGATCATCCCGCTTTCGGTCACCTATCGCGGCGAGGCCATGCTGACCGACCAGTGGGCGAGCGAGGGCGATGCCATGCCCCCCGGCTCGCGCGTCATGCGGCTTGACGGGCTGACCCTCGCCGAATTCGAGCGGCGCGCGCGCAAGCTTGTCTCGGCGGACACCGATCGGCTGCCGCGCGCCCAGATCGAGCTGGGTCTGCCTGCCTATCTCTTCCTGGTCTTCGGTCCGCGCGACACGCTCGAAATCGAGTTCATCGCCCCCGATGGCCGGCAGGAAAGCCGCGCCATTCCGGCCCGGGGTTTCGGCGAGATGTACGCCCTGCAGGCCGCGCGCCCGGTGCCGAACGCATCGCGGCATGCCTCGATGCGGGCCTTCGAGGATGTCGGGGGAGGGGTTTTCTACATCAAGCCCGGCCCATTCTTCGCGACCGAGGAAGAACGCGGCGAAGGCGGCGAAACCTATGCCATCGAACCCTACCGTGCCTTCGTGCGCGAGGCCTTCGCCGCGCTCGCGGACAGCGCGGCGAAGGACCTCGTCATCGACCTGCGCGGCAATCCGGGCGGGGATGCGAGCTTTTCCGATCTCGTCGTCGGGCGCGTCGCCGACCGACCCTTCGCCCAGTCCTCGCGCTACGAGTTGCGCGCCGGACCCAACACCAAGGCGGCCTGGGCGCAGCGCGAGCCTAAAGGCGACGGCCTCGGTGCACGCATTGCTGACGCGCTGGCGCGGGCCGAGCCGGGCGAGAGGATCGCGATCGAGGTGCCCGAAGCGCCGCCGATCGCCGACAATGCCTTTTCCGGCCGGGTCTTCGTGCTCGTCGATCGCCATTCCTATTCGAACGCTGCGGTCGTCGCGGCGATGATGCAGGATCTGGGCCTTGCTACGATCATGGGCGAGGAAACCGCCGACCTTGCAACCACGTACGGCGCGACCGAGACGTTCACACTGCCTGCATCCGGGGTCAAAGTGATCTATCCCAAGGCATTCATGGTGCGCCCCTCCGGTTCGCTCGCGGTGCGCGGGGTGGTGCCCGATTTCGCGATCCAGCCTAATCCGGTGGGCGCGGCCGAGGACCGGATGCTGGATACCGCGCTCACCCAGATCCGTCTCACGCGCTGA
- the aroC gene encoding chorismate synthase — protein sequence MSFNTFGRVLRFSTWGESHGPALGAVVDGCPPGLTLREKDIQPFLDARRPGQSRYTTQRKEADQVRILSGVFEERTTGTPIHLMIENTDQRSKDYSEIARSYRPGHADYAYDAKYGHRDYRGGGRSSARETAARVAAGAVARAIIPEVTIHAYVCELGGDAIEREAIDYDQITRNPFFCPDSWAAKRWEEKVEKARKDGSSLGAVVECVALGVPAGWGAPVYAKLDADLASAMMSINAVKGVEIGDGFEAARLTGEQNADAMSPGPDGKPVFASNHAGGTAGGISTGQPVVCRVAFKPTSSILTPVPSINSDGDAVDVMTKGRHDPCVGIRGAPVVAAMMALVLADHKMLHRAQVA from the coding sequence ATGAGCTTCAACACTTTCGGGCGCGTGCTGCGCTTTTCGACATGGGGGGAAAGCCACGGGCCTGCGCTGGGGGCGGTGGTCGACGGCTGCCCGCCGGGCCTGACCCTGCGCGAAAAGGACATCCAGCCCTTCCTCGATGCGCGCCGCCCGGGCCAGAGCCGCTACACCACGCAGCGCAAGGAGGCCGATCAGGTCCGCATCCTTTCGGGCGTGTTCGAGGAAAGAACCACCGGCACGCCGATCCACCTTATGATCGAGAACACCGACCAGCGTTCGAAGGATTATTCCGAAATCGCCCGCTCCTATCGCCCGGGCCATGCCGATTACGCCTATGACGCCAAATACGGGCACCGCGACTATCGCGGCGGCGGGCGCAGTTCCGCGCGCGAGACGGCGGCGAGGGTCGCGGCCGGAGCGGTCGCGCGGGCGATCATTCCCGAAGTCACGATCCATGCCTATGTCTGCGAACTGGGCGGCGATGCGATCGAGCGCGAGGCGATCGATTACGACCAGATCACCCGCAACCCCTTCTTCTGCCCTGACAGCTGGGCGGCGAAGCGATGGGAGGAGAAGGTCGAGAAAGCGCGCAAGGACGGCTCGTCGCTCGGCGCGGTGGTCGAATGCGTCGCGCTCGGCGTTCCGGCGGGCTGGGGCGCGCCGGTCTATGCCAAGCTCGACGCCGACCTTGCGAGCGCGATGATGAGCATCAACGCGGTCAAGGGGGTCGAGATCGGCGACGGTTTCGAGGCGGCGCGGCTGACGGGCGAGCAGAATGCCGACGCGATGTCTCCCGGGCCGGACGGCAAGCCGGTCTTTGCGAGCAATCATGCAGGCGGCACGGCAGGTGGGATCTCGACCGGGCAGCCGGTGGTGTGCCGGGTCGCGTTCAAACCGACCAGCTCGATCCTCACTCCGGTCCCCTCGATCAATTCGGATGGCGATGCAGTCGACGTGATGACCAAGGGCCGCCACGACCCCTGCGTCGGCATTCGCGGCGCGCCGGTGGTGGCGGCGATGATGGCGCTGGTGCTGGCAGACCACAAGATGCTGCACCGCGCTCAAGTAGCGTAA
- the ruvA gene encoding Holliday junction branch migration protein RuvA, with the protein MIAKLKGRLDETGEDWAIVDVGGVGYLVHCSARTLSALGEVGGACTVHTDLQVSENDMRLLGFAEASERDWFRLLTGVQGVGSKVGLAILSALSTGELRDACAAGDAASVARANGVGPKLAGRIVNELKDRAGALPGGSGSGAGTAKVAPAGSASADAVSALENLGFKPAVAAQAVARAQAELGEGAGESELIRVALKKAAG; encoded by the coding sequence ATGATTGCGAAGCTGAAAGGCCGCCTCGACGAAACGGGCGAGGACTGGGCGATCGTCGATGTCGGCGGCGTCGGCTATCTTGTCCATTGCTCGGCCCGGACCCTGTCCGCGCTGGGCGAGGTGGGCGGGGCCTGCACCGTCCACACCGACCTCCAGGTGAGCGAGAACGACATGCGCCTGCTGGGCTTCGCAGAAGCGAGCGAGCGCGACTGGTTCCGCCTGCTGACCGGCGTGCAGGGGGTGGGCAGCAAGGTCGGCCTTGCGATCCTTTCGGCCCTCTCGACCGGCGAATTGCGCGATGCCTGCGCTGCGGGCGATGCGGCGAGCGTGGCGCGGGCCAATGGCGTCGGCCCCAAGCTCGCGGGGCGGATCGTCAACGAATTGAAGGACAGGGCGGGAGCCTTGCCCGGCGGCTCCGGCAGCGGCGCGGGGACGGCGAAGGTCGCCCCGGCGGGCTCGGCCAGCGCCGATGCGGTGAGCGCGCTCGAAAATCTCGGCTTCAAGCCTGCCGTCGCCGCCCAGGCCGTCGCCCGCGCGCAGGCCGAACTGGGCGAGGGTGCGGGCGAGAGCGAGCTGATCCGGGTCGCGCTCAAGAAGGCAGCGGGATAA
- a CDS encoding DsrE family protein: MSMRAAIAALAFSMAAPAAAQDMSAFETGPVLEEFGPHAPVPGVQQLPADAEFAVAFDVSTPAAEGSPNRGFMAAARFLNMHVAHGVPEENIRLVVVVHGKASRELLDADDNPSGALVEALLAEDVRFVLCGQSAVAYGIAPEELIPGVEMSLSAMTAHAVLQQRGYTVNPF; this comes from the coding sequence ATGAGCATGAGAGCAGCAATCGCGGCGCTGGCGTTTTCGATGGCCGCCCCGGCGGCGGCGCAGGACATGAGCGCGTTCGAGACCGGCCCGGTGCTGGAGGAGTTCGGCCCACACGCACCCGTCCCCGGCGTTCAGCAGCTTCCCGCGGACGCCGAATTCGCGGTCGCCTTCGACGTGAGCACGCCCGCCGCCGAGGGCAGCCCCAATCGCGGTTTCATGGCGGCGGCGCGCTTTCTCAACATGCATGTCGCGCACGGCGTGCCCGAGGAGAACATCCGCCTCGTCGTCGTGGTGCACGGCAAGGCCTCGCGGGAACTGCTGGATGCGGATGACAACCCCTCGGGCGCGCTGGTCGAGGCACTCCTCGCCGAGGACGTGCGCTTCGTCCTATGCGGCCAGAGCGCAGTGGCCTATGGCATCGCGCCGGAGGAACTCATTCCCGGCGTCGAGATGTCGCTTTCGGCGATGACGGCCCACGCGGTGCTGCAGCAGCGCGGCTATACGGTGAACCCGTTTTGA
- the ruvB gene encoding Holliday junction branch migration DNA helicase RuvB — protein sequence MTDPAPLHSPAPQPGDPDAALRPKSLAEFIGQEAARDNLRVFIESAKGRGEAMDHTLFFGPPGLGKTTLAQIIAGELGVGFRATSGPVIAKAGDLAALLTNLEPHDVLFIDEIHRLNPVVEEVLYPAMEDRALDLIIGEGPSARSVRIDLPPFTLVGATTRQGLLTTPLRDRFGIPVRLNFYTHDELDLVVTRGARLLGLAIEAEGAREIARRSRGTPRVAGRLLRRVRDFAHVAGEGTVTKAMADDALTRLEIDRLGLDAMDRKYLTMIATTYKGGPVGVETLAAGLAEPRDTVEEVVEPYLIQLGLLARTARGRVLNDAGWEHLGMTPPSGPTESQIGMFGDGK from the coding sequence ATGACCGACCCCGCCCCCCTCCATTCCCCCGCGCCGCAACCCGGCGACCCCGACGCCGCGCTGCGTCCCAAATCGCTCGCCGAGTTCATCGGGCAGGAGGCCGCGCGCGATAACCTGCGCGTCTTCATCGAGAGCGCCAAGGGCCGGGGCGAGGCGATGGATCACACTCTCTTCTTCGGCCCGCCCGGTCTCGGCAAGACGACGCTGGCACAGATCATCGCTGGCGAGCTCGGCGTGGGCTTTCGCGCCACATCCGGCCCCGTCATCGCGAAGGCGGGCGATCTTGCCGCGCTGCTCACCAATCTTGAGCCGCACGACGTCCTCTTCATCGACGAAATCCATCGCCTGAACCCGGTGGTCGAGGAAGTGCTCTACCCTGCGATGGAGGACCGCGCGCTCGACCTCATCATCGGGGAGGGGCCATCGGCGCGCAGCGTGCGGATCGACCTGCCGCCCTTCACTCTTGTAGGCGCGACCACGCGGCAGGGCCTGCTGACGACGCCGCTGCGCGACCGTTTCGGCATTCCGGTGCGGCTCAATTTCTACACCCATGACGAACTCGATCTCGTCGTCACCCGCGGCGCGCGGCTTCTCGGGCTCGCGATCGAAGCCGAAGGCGCGCGCGAGATCGCTCGCCGTTCGCGCGGCACGCCGCGCGTTGCCGGGCGGCTGCTGCGCCGGGTGCGCGACTTCGCCCATGTCGCGGGCGAGGGCACGGTGACGAAGGCGATGGCCGACGACGCGCTCACCCGGCTGGAGATCGACCGGCTCGGCCTCGATGCGATGGACCGCAAGTATCTCACCATGATCGCGACCACCTACAAGGGCGGACCCGTGGGGGTGGAAACCCTCGCCGCAGGGCTCGCCGAGCCGCGCGACACGGTCGAGGAGGTGGTCGAGCCCTATCTCATCCAGCTGGGCCTGCTGGCGCGGACCGCGCGCGGGCGCGTGCTCAACGATGCGGGCTGGGAGCATCTCGGCATGACGCCGCCCAGCGGACCGACCGAAAGCCAGATCGGCATGTTCGGGGATGGTAAATGA
- a CDS encoding rhodanese-like domain-containing protein gives MRSVLFLPLVALAACAPSAEEGEGKRAPASPFGFELAAAQDGPATPVSPVIDLAPAELRERLGAGAVRLIDVRTDEEVARGMIPGAEHIALTDFDPAALDLSAEETVVIYCRSGRRSAKAAEMLAAHSGEPARHLEGGILAWQKAGGEVTAAD, from the coding sequence ATGCGTAGCGTGCTTTTCCTGCCTCTCGTCGCGCTGGCCGCCTGTGCGCCGTCGGCCGAAGAAGGCGAGGGAAAGCGCGCGCCCGCATCGCCCTTCGGCTTTGAACTCGCCGCGGCGCAGGATGGCCCCGCGACGCCCGTCTCCCCGGTCATCGATCTTGCCCCGGCCGAATTGCGCGAACGGCTCGGTGCCGGCGCGGTGCGGCTGATCGACGTGCGCACTGACGAGGAAGTCGCCCGGGGCATGATCCCGGGGGCCGAACATATCGCGCTCACCGATTTCGATCCCGCAGCGCTCGACCTTTCAGCGGAGGAGACGGTGGTGATCTATTGCCGTTCGGGCCGCAGGTCGGCGAAAGCGGCCGAGATGCTCGCTGCTCATAGCGGCGAGCCGGCGCGCCACCTCGAAGGCGGCATCCTCGCGTGGCAGAAGGCAGGTGGCGAAGTGACCGCGGCCGATTAG
- the acnA gene encoding aconitate hydratase AcnA gives MTDTGKDTLGTRSTLNVGGKEYAYYSLAKAAEKLGDVSRLPISMKVLLENMLRFEDEGFTVGEDDIQAIIDWQKDPSTGNEIQYRPARVLLQDFTGVPCVVDLAAMRDAIKKLGGDTAKINPLVPVNLVIDHSVMVDEFGHPKAMEANMALEYERNAERYDFLKWGSKSFENFSAVPPGTGICHQVNLEHIARGVWSSEGPDGQMVAYPDTCVGTDSHTTMINGLGVLGWGVGGIEAEAAMLGQPISMLIPEVVGFRLEGRMAEGVTATDLVLTCVQMLREVGVVGRFVEFYGPGVANLTLADRATIANMAPEYGATCGFFGIDDATLEYMRLTGRSEETIALVEAYSKEQGMWFDPEAEPVFTKTLELDMAAVVPSLAGPKRPQDKVILPEVDELFNRDLKEVYKKDAPLRVGVEGANHDIGDGDVVIAAITSCTNTSNPDVLIAAGLVAKKANEKGLKPKPWVKTSLAPGSQVVTDYLVKSGLQEHLDAIGFDLVGYGCTTCIGNSGPLAPPISEAINGNDIVAASVLSGNRNFEGRVSPDVRANFLASPPLVVAYALKGTVTEDITTTPIGQDQDGNDVMLADLWPTNAEIAKNRAANIDRSMFESRYANVYDGDEHWQAITVEPSDTYKWRAGSTYVANPPYFDGMEMTPAPVTDITDAKPLAILGDSVTTDHISPAGSIKEDSPAGSYLISNQVAKKDFNSYGSRRGNHEVMMRGTFANIRIKNEMVPGVEGGYTTYNGEQMPIYDAAMKHKADGTPLVVVAGKEYGTGSSRDWAAKGTILLGVRAVIVESFERIHRSNLVGMGVLPLQFKEGDTRETLGLTADDTFSIKGLADLKPAQDVDIEVTRADGTKFAFSALCRIDTANEMEYYRNGGILHYVLRKLAA, from the coding sequence ATGACCGATACCGGCAAGGACACGCTGGGCACCCGCTCGACGCTGAACGTGGGCGGCAAGGAATACGCCTATTATTCGCTCGCCAAGGCGGCCGAGAAGCTGGGCGACGTGTCGCGGCTCCCCATCTCGATGAAGGTGCTGCTCGAAAACATGCTGCGCTTCGAGGATGAAGGCTTCACCGTCGGCGAGGATGACATCCAGGCGATCATCGACTGGCAGAAGGATCCTTCGACCGGCAACGAAATCCAGTATCGGCCGGCGCGCGTGCTGCTGCAGGATTTCACCGGCGTTCCCTGCGTGGTCGACCTCGCCGCGATGCGCGATGCGATCAAGAAGCTCGGCGGCGACACCGCCAAGATCAACCCGCTGGTCCCGGTCAATCTCGTGATCGACCATTCGGTCATGGTCGACGAATTCGGCCATCCCAAGGCGATGGAAGCGAACATGGCGCTCGAATACGAGCGCAATGCCGAACGCTACGACTTCCTCAAATGGGGTTCGAAAAGCTTCGAGAACTTCTCTGCCGTGCCCCCGGGCACCGGCATCTGCCACCAGGTCAACCTTGAACACATCGCGCGCGGCGTGTGGTCGTCCGAAGGCCCGGACGGGCAGATGGTCGCCTATCCCGACACCTGCGTCGGCACGGACAGCCACACGACGATGATCAACGGCCTCGGCGTGCTCGGCTGGGGCGTCGGCGGGATCGAGGCCGAGGCAGCGATGCTCGGCCAGCCCATTTCGATGCTGATCCCCGAAGTCGTCGGCTTCCGCCTCGAGGGCCGCATGGCCGAGGGCGTGACTGCGACCGACCTCGTGCTGACCTGCGTCCAGATGCTGCGCGAAGTCGGCGTCGTCGGGCGCTTCGTCGAATTCTACGGACCCGGCGTCGCCAACCTGACGCTCGCCGACCGCGCGACGATCGCCAACATGGCGCCCGAATACGGCGCGACCTGCGGCTTCTTCGGCATCGACGATGCGACGCTCGAATACATGCGCCTCACCGGCCGCTCGGAAGAGACGATCGCTCTCGTCGAAGCCTATTCGAAGGAGCAGGGCATGTGGTTCGATCCCGAGGCCGAGCCCGTCTTCACCAAGACGCTCGAGCTCGACATGGCAGCGGTGGTCCCCAGCCTCGCCGGGCCCAAGCGTCCGCAGGACAAGGTCATCCTTCCCGAGGTCGACGAGCTGTTCAACCGCGACCTCAAGGAGGTCTACAAGAAGGACGCACCCTTGCGCGTCGGGGTCGAGGGCGCCAACCACGACATCGGCGACGGCGATGTGGTGATCGCCGCGATCACCAGCTGCACCAACACCTCGAACCCCGACGTTCTGATCGCCGCCGGTCTCGTCGCCAAGAAGGCGAACGAGAAGGGCCTCAAGCCCAAGCCGTGGGTCAAGACCAGCCTGGCGCCCGGATCGCAGGTGGTGACCGACTATCTCGTGAAATCGGGCCTGCAGGAGCATCTCGACGCGATCGGCTTCGACCTCGTCGGCTATGGCTGCACCACCTGCATCGGCAATTCCGGTCCGCTTGCCCCGCCGATCAGCGAGGCGATCAACGGCAATGACATCGTCGCCGCCTCCGTCCTCTCGGGCAACCGCAATTTCGAGGGCCGGGTCAGCCCGGACGTGCGCGCGAACTTCCTCGCTTCGCCGCCGCTCGTTGTCGCCTATGCGCTCAAAGGCACGGTGACCGAGGACATCACCACGACCCCGATCGGTCAGGACCAGGACGGCAACGACGTCATGCTGGCGGACCTGTGGCCTACCAATGCCGAGATCGCGAAAAACCGCGCGGCCAATATCGACCGCTCGATGTTCGAATCGCGCTATGCCAATGTCTATGACGGCGACGAACACTGGCAGGCGATCACGGTCGAACCGTCCGACACCTACAAATGGCGCGCCGGATCGACCTATGTCGCCAACCCGCCCTATTTCGACGGGATGGAAATGACGCCCGCCCCCGTCACCGACATCACCGATGCGAAGCCGCTCGCGATCCTCGGCGACAGCGTCACCACCGACCACATCTCGCCCGCAGGGTCGATCAAGGAGGATTCGCCGGCAGGCTCCTACCTGATCTCGAACCAGGTCGCGAAGAAGGACTTCAACTCCTACGGCTCGCGCCGCGGGAACCACGAGGTGATGATGCGCGGCACCTTCGCCAATATCCGCATCAAGAACGAAATGGTGCCCGGGGTCGAGGGTGGCTACACCACCTATAACGGCGAACAGATGCCGATCTACGACGCGGCGATGAAGCACAAGGCGGACGGCACGCCCCTGGTCGTCGTGGCGGGCAAGGAATACGGCACCGGGTCGTCGCGCGACTGGGCGGCGAAGGGGACCATCCTGCTCGGCGTGCGCGCGGTCATCGTCGAAAGCTTCGAGCGCATCCACCGCTCGAACCTCGTCGGGATGGGCGTGCTTCCGCTCCAGTTCAAGGAAGGCGACACGCGCGAGACGCTCGGCCTCACCGCCGACGACACCTTCAGCATCAAGGGCCTCGCCGACCTCAAGCCGGCGCAGGACGTGGATATCGAGGTCACCCGCGCGGACGGGACGAAGTTCGCCTTCAGCGCGCTCTGCCGGATCGATACCGCGAACGAAATGGAATATTACCGCAATGGCGGGATCCTCCATTACGTGCTGCGCAAGCTGGCTGCCTGA
- a CDS encoding DMT family transporter — protein sequence MAAMPDAVPSPSRLAPFAAAFAGVGFLALMDAFMKGAALATGAYSATVLRSFIGAALIAPFWLARGPAWPRGAVMKLHLERGVISAFMALSFFYALTKLPLAEAIALSFIAPLLALYFAHLLLGETIRREAILASLLGIAGTLVIVGGRIGEGEFDADTALGLAALAFSAVLYAYNFIVIRRQSQLAGPVEIATFHAGIGGLVLLIFAPFAWETPQVEVMGGIAAAGVLTVAGSMAIAWAYAREEAQALVPIEYSGFLWASLLGWLFFREEVTLPTLAGAALIVAGCWLVTRRAPPPAPVDPTQA from the coding sequence ATGGCAGCCATGCCTGATGCGGTCCCTTCCCCTTCGCGCCTAGCGCCGTTTGCCGCCGCCTTTGCCGGTGTGGGGTTCCTCGCGCTGATGGATGCCTTCATGAAAGGCGCCGCGCTCGCCACCGGGGCCTACAGCGCGACGGTGCTGCGATCGTTCATCGGGGCGGCGCTGATCGCGCCCTTCTGGCTCGCCCGGGGTCCGGCTTGGCCGCGAGGGGCGGTGATGAAGCTGCATCTCGAACGCGGCGTCATCTCGGCCTTCATGGCCCTGTCCTTCTTCTACGCGCTGACCAAGCTGCCGCTGGCCGAGGCAATCGCGCTGTCCTTCATCGCCCCGCTGCTTGCCCTGTATTTCGCTCACCTGCTGCTCGGTGAGACGATCCGGCGCGAGGCGATACTGGCGAGCCTGCTTGGCATTGCCGGCACGCTGGTGATCGTCGGCGGGCGCATCGGCGAGGGCGAATTCGATGCCGATACCGCGCTAGGCCTTGCTGCCCTCGCTTTTTCCGCGGTACTCTACGCCTACAATTTCATCGTCATCCGCCGCCAGAGCCAGCTTGCCGGGCCGGTCGAGATCGCGACCTTCCATGCCGGGATCGGCGGCCTGGTGCTGCTGATCTTCGCACCCTTCGCATGGGAGACGCCGCAGGTGGAGGTGATGGGCGGTATCGCGGCGGCGGGGGTGCTGACGGTCGCGGGATCGATGGCGATCGCCTGGGCCTATGCCCGAGAAGAGGCGCAGGCGCTGGTGCCGATCGAATATTCGGGATTTCTCTGGGCGAGCCTTCTGGGCTGGCTGTTCTTCCGCGAGGAAGTGACCCTGCCGACCCTTGCAGGCGCCGCGCTGATCGTCGCAGGCTGCTGGCTCGTCACCCGGCGCGCTCCGCCGCCTGCCCCGGTCGATCCGACGCAAGCCTGA
- a CDS encoding L,D-transpeptidase family protein yields the protein MKYRVNLLASGLAAALALGLAGAAGAQERGSGAENLLAGEQEDEAAEGPDKDARFDEAFPRMISDPVVQGDLEEPGPLVQSWSLANARKLVAFIEGIAAEGLDPDDYDLQALKTALASAPSDELDTLASRNFVWLVEDLRDGRTPMEARKQWFVVDPDRDLFRTGDLMEKAIASGDIAGTLKSLNPSYPDYARLRDELAATPQEDTERRKLIRANMDRWRWLPRDLGKLYLITNVPEFQLRLTVDDKAMKTYRTIVGKPGRTATPQLAEMVEGVVFNPTWTVPQSIVKGEGLGARVLANPSWARSKGYVATRGANGYISVVQQPGPTNSLGRVKLEMPNPHAIFFHDTPSRHLFAQDDRALSHGCIRTERALELGMTLAILGKGASRDEAVEISTSGEYTKVMIERQIPAYITYFTYGTNVQGEMTEFEDIYDRDAPVLASLDKPRVRDRSNKIDDEVIVIENDPRDEG from the coding sequence ATGAAATATCGCGTGAACCTGCTGGCGAGCGGCCTTGCCGCCGCGCTTGCGCTCGGCCTTGCGGGCGCCGCGGGTGCGCAGGAGCGCGGGAGCGGGGCCGAGAACCTGCTTGCCGGCGAACAGGAAGATGAGGCTGCGGAGGGACCGGACAAGGATGCGCGCTTCGACGAGGCCTTTCCGCGCATGATCTCCGATCCGGTGGTGCAGGGCGATCTCGAGGAGCCCGGACCGCTGGTGCAATCGTGGTCGCTCGCCAATGCCCGAAAGCTTGTCGCCTTCATCGAAGGCATCGCGGCCGAGGGGCTCGACCCGGATGATTACGATCTGCAGGCGCTCAAGACCGCGCTCGCCTCTGCTCCCTCGGATGAGCTCGACACGCTCGCCTCGCGCAATTTCGTCTGGCTGGTCGAGGACCTGCGCGACGGGCGCACGCCGATGGAAGCGCGCAAGCAATGGTTCGTCGTCGATCCCGACCGCGACCTTTTCCGCACCGGCGACCTCATGGAAAAGGCAATCGCGAGCGGGGACATCGCGGGCACTCTGAAGAGCCTCAATCCGAGCTATCCCGATTATGCCCGCCTGCGCGACGAACTCGCCGCGACACCGCAGGAGGACACCGAACGCCGCAAGCTGATCCGCGCCAACATGGACCGCTGGCGCTGGCTTCCGCGCGATCTGGGCAAGCTCTATCTCATCACCAATGTTCCCGAATTCCAGCTTCGCCTGACGGTCGACGACAAGGCGATGAAGACCTATCGCACGATCGTCGGAAAGCCCGGGCGAACCGCGACCCCGCAGCTCGCCGAAATGGTGGAAGGCGTCGTCTTCAACCCGACCTGGACGGTGCCGCAATCGATCGTCAAGGGCGAGGGGCTGGGCGCGCGCGTTCTTGCCAACCCTTCCTGGGCCCGGTCCAAGGGCTATGTCGCGACTCGCGGGGCGAACGGCTACATCTCGGTGGTGCAGCAGCCCGGGCCGACCAATTCGCTGGGCCGGGTGAAGCTGGAAATGCCCAACCCCCACGCGATCTTCTTCCACGACACGCCTTCGCGCCACCTGTTCGCGCAGGACGACCGCGCGCTGTCGCATGGCTGCATCCGCACCGAGCGCGCGCTCGAACTGGGCATGACGCTGGCGATTCTCGGCAAGGGCGCGAGCCGCGATGAGGCGGTGGAGATCTCGACTTCGGGCGAATACACCAAGGTCATGATCGAGCGGCAGATTCCCGCCTACATCACCTATTTCACCTACGGCACGAATGTCCAAGGCGAGATGACCGAGTTCGAGGACATCTACGACCGCGACGCGCCGGTCCTGGCGAGCCTCGACAAGCCGCGGGTGCGGGATCGCAGCAACAAAATCGACGACGAGGTGATCGTGATCGAGAACGATCCGCGCGACGAGGGCTGA